The following are encoded in a window of Sediminispirochaeta bajacaliforniensis DSM 16054 genomic DNA:
- a CDS encoding response regulator, which translates to MAKLLIIDDSFVARMMIRKVLESADHEVLEASDGNEGMILIEEKKPDAVLLDLLMPGESGEAVLLRLRKHFPSLPVIVLSADIQETTRERCIRSGANGFVSKPPHPDTLLPAVAMLFQSTR; encoded by the coding sequence ATGGCAAAGTTATTGATAATCGACGACTCTTTTGTGGCACGTATGATGATTCGGAAGGTCCTTGAATCTGCCGATCACGAGGTGTTGGAAGCTTCTGATGGTAACGAGGGCATGATTCTGATAGAAGAAAAAAAGCCGGACGCGGTTCTTCTGGATCTTCTTATGCCGGGGGAGTCGGGTGAAGCGGTCCTTTTGAGACTTCGAAAGCATTTTCCCTCCCTCCCTGTGATTGTCCTCTCTGCTGATATCCAGGAAACTACTCGGGAACGTTGCATACGATCGGGAGCCAACGGATTTGTCAGTAAGCCTCCCCATCCCGATACCCTTCTTCCTGCTGTTGCCATGCTTTTTCAGTCGACGAGGTAG
- the asnB gene encoding asparagine synthase B encodes MCGICGIWNAEERPMVETMVERMRHRGPDEDGFYDCENGTLGHARLSIMDPTGGRQPIFNEDKSLAVIANGEIYNYPKLRQKLTGKHSFKTNNDSEVLLHLFEEKGPEMVKLLDGMFAFCITDGKSIFLARDPIGIKPLYWGRKKTGKVLFTSEQKTSAGEDCLLSEFPPGCTYSTTRGMERYFTLASKQAEQLPIEQHVSLLRNDIDKAVHKRLMSDVPVGCFLSGGLDSSIISAVVAQEKPDLHTFSVGLEGSSDLEAAQLVASHIGSKHHQYIITKEEIVAELPRIIYHLESFDQDLVRSSIPTYFTAKLAAQEVKVILTGEGADELFGGYTYYRSIADHAQLHKELLRSIKTLHNINLQRVDRITMAHSIEARVPFLDLKVIETAQRIPVELKLNGTPPAEKWILRKTYEKLLPEKIVWRPKEQFDEGTGMTDLLPQLTSELFSDEQAGRLIKKHPEARLRSKEEAYYFLLFQDLFRHDEQMVRQVARWGERPDLE; translated from the coding sequence ATGTGTGGAATATGCGGCATATGGAATGCAGAAGAAAGACCAATGGTGGAAACAATGGTAGAGCGTATGCGCCATAGGGGGCCAGATGAAGACGGATTTTACGACTGCGAAAATGGCACGCTCGGCCATGCACGTCTTTCAATTATGGATCCGACAGGTGGACGCCAACCTATTTTTAACGAAGACAAAAGTTTAGCGGTCATTGCAAATGGAGAGATCTACAATTATCCGAAACTAAGGCAGAAACTTACCGGCAAGCATAGCTTCAAAACCAATAACGACAGCGAAGTGCTGCTGCATCTTTTCGAAGAAAAGGGTCCCGAAATGGTGAAACTGCTTGACGGAATGTTTGCCTTTTGCATCACCGATGGGAAGTCGATCTTCTTAGCTCGAGATCCCATCGGCATAAAACCTCTTTACTGGGGTCGGAAGAAAACGGGAAAAGTACTATTCACATCTGAGCAAAAAACAAGTGCAGGAGAGGATTGCCTCCTCTCAGAATTTCCTCCTGGTTGTACCTATTCCACGACAAGGGGGATGGAACGATATTTCACCCTGGCTTCAAAACAAGCCGAGCAGCTTCCCATTGAACAACATGTATCACTGCTGCGCAATGATATAGATAAAGCAGTACATAAGCGACTGATGAGCGATGTACCAGTGGGTTGTTTTTTATCCGGGGGACTCGATAGTAGCATCATATCGGCTGTAGTTGCCCAGGAAAAGCCGGATCTCCACACTTTTTCGGTTGGCCTTGAGGGAAGCAGCGATCTTGAAGCCGCTCAACTGGTTGCCTCACATATAGGATCGAAGCATCATCAATATATCATCACCAAAGAAGAAATCGTGGCTGAGCTGCCACGTATTATCTATCATCTGGAATCATTTGACCAGGACCTGGTACGAAGCTCTATTCCCACCTATTTCACCGCAAAGCTGGCCGCTCAAGAGGTCAAGGTGATTCTGACAGGGGAAGGAGCCGATGAACTTTTCGGAGGCTATACCTATTACAGGTCGATTGCCGATCATGCACAACTTCATAAGGAACTACTGCGGTCGATCAAAACGCTTCACAATATCAACCTACAACGGGTTGATCGTATTACCATGGCCCATTCTATCGAGGCAAGAGTTCCCTTTCTTGATTTGAAAGTAATCGAAACGGCACAGCGTATTCCCGTAGAGCTGAAATTGAATGGAACTCCCCCGGCCGAAAAGTGGATATTACGAAAAACATATGAAAAACTCTTACCAGAAAAAATCGTATGGAGACCAAAAGAACAATTCGACGAAGGGACGGGAATGACCGACCTTTTACCGCAACTGACATCCGAGCTTTTCTCGGATGAACAAGCAGGAAGGCTCATAAAAAAACATCCGGAGGCTCGGCTACGATCGAAAGAAGAGGCATATTACTTCCTCCTCTTCCAGGATCTTTTTCGTCACGATGAACAAATGGTGCGGCAGGTCGCCCGCTGGGGAGAACGTCCCGATCTTGAGTAA
- a CDS encoding sensor histidine kinase, giving the protein MTGEGDNQFQLFDALPEAILILDRRFQIRFWNHIMEQWTDISRIDALGRDLRILLPCFKNPVYASRLEPLFSDGVPVIFSSQFHPHLFPSRLVNGTWRTEQTIVSPLSGKDEEPLALFTVIDVTPHTETLKKLDGSIKEKELLIREVHHRVKNNLNLVSSLIGLHAENLKKTERKLAPILDELRAKIDSLSLLYTKLYKGKVTSSIDLKEYLEELIENLFQSTLSNTSQISLHLSLAPLTIKTDRAIALGLIAVELFTNALKHAFPDGEKGNIGVQLLSPSEHEIELSVYDDGQGLPRDFEVQNGNTFGVVVINGLAKQIGGNCWWEGNKERGTRFRLLFPGDP; this is encoded by the coding sequence ATGACCGGTGAAGGAGATAATCAATTTCAACTCTTCGATGCCCTTCCCGAGGCTATTTTAATCCTTGATCGTCGGTTTCAAATTCGATTCTGGAACCACATTATGGAGCAGTGGACGGATATTAGTCGCATAGATGCTCTTGGACGTGACCTTCGTATCTTACTTCCCTGTTTCAAAAATCCTGTCTATGCGTCTCGTTTGGAACCGCTCTTCAGCGATGGAGTGCCTGTGATTTTTTCCAGCCAGTTTCACCCACATCTTTTTCCTTCTCGGCTGGTGAATGGGACATGGCGCACCGAACAGACGATCGTGAGCCCCCTTTCCGGCAAGGATGAGGAACCTCTGGCACTTTTTACCGTTATCGATGTGACTCCCCATACCGAAACGCTAAAAAAACTTGATGGTAGCATAAAAGAAAAGGAACTCTTGATTCGTGAGGTCCATCATCGGGTAAAAAATAATCTCAATCTTGTGTCGAGCCTTATTGGACTACATGCGGAAAATCTGAAAAAAACGGAAAGAAAATTGGCACCTATTCTCGATGAACTGCGTGCCAAGATTGATTCTCTTTCACTGCTTTATACAAAGCTCTATAAGGGGAAGGTAACCAGCAGCATTGATCTGAAGGAATACCTGGAAGAGCTGATCGAAAATCTTTTCCAATCGACACTATCGAATACCTCTCAGATTTCTCTTCATCTTTCCCTTGCTCCCCTTACCATCAAAACCGACCGGGCCATTGCTCTTGGTCTTATCGCCGTCGAACTGTTTACCAATGCGCTCAAACACGCATTTCCCGATGGGGAAAAAGGGAATATAGGCGTCCAACTCCTATCCCCCTCGGAACATGAGATAGAACTCTCTGTTTATGACGACGGTCAGGGGCTCCCCCGCGATTTCGAAGTACAAAATGGTAATACCTTCGGCGTTGTGGTCATTAACGGCTTGGCCAAACAAATTGGGGGTAACTGCTGGTGGGAAGGAAATAAAGAAAGGGGAACCCGTTTTCGTCTCCTTTTTCCCGGAGATCCCTAA